TTCCCGCAGTGACTATTATCCAGCCGTCAGGCACTCTGTGTCTGCCGAACACCTTGTATTGCAGGAACTGGAGCATAATCGGGGCGAGCGTTTCTGATACGCAATTTATCTCATCAAGGAACAGTATTCCCTCTTTTACACCCGTATTTTCCATAAGGTCATACACTGCCGAGATGATTTCCGACATAGTGTACTCCGACACATCATATTCCTTACCGCCGTAATTCTTGTGTACAATGAACGGCAGTCCGAGTGCGGATTGCCTTGTGTGGTGCGTCATGGAGTACGACAGCAGACCTACTCCCATTTCCGACGCTACCTGTTCCATTATCGCAGTCTTGCCTATTCCGGGAGGTCCCATCAGAAATACAGGGCGCTGTTTTTCAACAGGAATCGCATAGCCGCCCGTTTCGTCCTTTGTGAAATATGCCGTCATGGCATTCTTTATCTGTTCTTTTGCTTCTTTTATATTCATACTCTGCTCCTTTAGATCTCATCCGACGGAAGAACAAGCTTTATCGCCCACGGCGGAACATCGGGATTATTGTACTCATCGTCTATGAATACAAATGCCGTTTCATACGGCGGTTTTTTTGCGGGAAAATCCCCGTATCCGTCTGTAAGATATATAAGCCCCTTGAGATTTGTAAACTCTTTGCTTTGTATCAGCTTATCAACATAAGCGAATACCGGGCGGAAATCCGTACCGCCGAATCCGTGCAATTTCATTGCAGCAAGATAATCGTCAAACTCTTCCTGCGAGGTTATCTTTCTGTCCTCCTGTATATCCGTGTCGCACTGGATAATATGAAGATTTATCTTTGTGAAAAAGCTTTCCTCGTTTTTGAGGATATTGTACGTCTTCTGAATGAATTTCTGTACAAGCTCGCCTGATACCGAGCCCGATGTATCGATCGCTATAACAAATTCCTTTATTCGCTTTACTTCCTTGTATTCAAGCGGTTCTATAAGCGGCATACGCTCATATAATTTCAGTCCGTAGGTGTAGAAGATATAATCAAACTCATCATCGTTTACACGCATTGCTTCTCCCATTACAGAGAATTTTTTCAGAAATTGCGTATAGTCGTATTTCTCACGGTTGACGGCGTTCAGATTCTGAATGAAGCTGCCCCTTGTATCGCCTTTTTCTTTTGAAAACGCTTCTATTTCGATCTGCATTTTCTCCGAAATTTCTTTCCAGTCCTTTTCAAGCTGTGAGGCGGTTTCAGCTGACATCTGCATATCATTTCCCGTTCCGTCTTCATTTCCGGGATTTTCTGCGTTACCGTTTCTGTTGCTGCCATTGCTGTTATCCGTATCATTACCCGACTGTCCGTTATCAGAATTCATGTCATTACTGTTCCGGCTGTTGCCGTCCTTGCTGTCCGGATTGCTTTTGATCTGCGTTGAAGCTTCTGTTTCAGGCGGCTTTGCATACCAGATTCTGTGGTCATCTTCCGCAAACAGCTCCGACCAGGCATAGACCTGCAAATCGTCAACATTCCTCAGAAGATAGTCATATATCTTCTCTGCGGTGACAAACCGGCAATCCGTTTTGATTTTGTCGATAATACTACCCTGTCTGACTTGTCGGGGCGAAGAAAGCGCCTTTATATCGAGTTCATTCATGATATTCTCAGCGGAGATATCGCACGCCAGATTCCACCTGAGCGTGTCTACAAGCGTACCGACAATATTGTGGCGGAACACGCAATGAAGCATCATGTGAAGATATGCACGTGTCAGATTATATCCGGATTTATAGCTTTTCAGCACATAGCTTTCGTCATAGAAAATGTATCTGCCGTCAGTGGCAACAGTTTCGGTGATGATCGAGGTTTTGAGCGGCAGCTTATTAATTGCGTTGTCAAGAAATCTGAGATTTACGGCAAGCGTATTGCGGGACAGCATAAGTATGTCGGTTGCAAGCGCCGAAAGCTTCTCGGCACGTTCCTTTGCCTTTTCGTATTCCTTATCCGTAAAATCACTTCCTTTGTCGATTCAATAAGTTATCCCGTTGTACCAATCGGTTATTTCATTGCCTGTCTGAGATGAGTAAATATGTATTTTTTCGCAACCGTAAAAAATTCTCCGTGAAATAATGTATTTTCACTTAGCGTCACCTTTTCAAGGGAAGTACAATTCGCAAATGCGTGTTGCTCTATAGCTCGCACCGTATCGGGAATAGTCAGCTTCTTCAGCAAGGTACATCCCCCAAAAGCGGCACCGTGTATATAAAATCACATATAAGGCTTATAGTTCCAGTGATGACAGCGGGTCGCAAAAATTGTCGTGTTCCGGACTGTTTGCAACCGTCAGAAGAAATGCGGCGGCAGAGGTATTACCCTGCTCGTCTGCAAATTCAATAAGCCCTGTTACATTCCCGGCGGTGATCAAGCCGTTTTTCTTGCATATTCCGAGTAGCTCGGCACTGTCCTGCGTAATACAGTAACGTACGGCGTTTTCCGCATTATTATGCAGAAAATCAAGGTAATGCTCCTCTGCTGCGGCGCTGAGATTCACTCTGTACATAAGACGTGAAAACGCTATCGCATATTGAAGATTTTCGTCCTGCAAAGCGGGGAAATAATTATCCTGCGCTGTAAAGTCAAAACCGCCTTTGTCCCAGATATTACGCAATATAAAATTGTACGCCGATGATCCGTCGGTCGCCGTAACTGCTTTATAAAGCGGTTTCCCGCTGATTGTGCTTCTGACAGTAACGCTTACACAATCGGAAAATGCGTCGCCGCCGACTGAAGCTATGCCGTCCGGGATCTCAAGTTCATGCAGGTTTTCGCACATAAAGAATGCCTTTTCTCCTATACTTTCCAACCTGTCGGGAATATTTACCGATTTCAGGTTGTGGCAGTTCAGAAATGCCATATTTCCTATTTTAATCAAACTGTCGGGAAGAGTGATACAAGCAAGGCTTGTACACTCTTTGAATGCTCGCTCATCAATCTCTGTGACTGTATCGGGCAGAGATACCGATATCAACGACAGGCAACTGCCGAAAAGATTATATCCTATCTTAGTAACGCCTGCGGGAATGTCAATACTTTCAAGGCTTGTGCACCCCCAGAATGCAGAATTCCCGATTTCCGTAAGTTTGTTATCAAGATATATTGTATTGAGTGCACTGCACTGGGCGAAAGCACAGCTTCCGAGCCGTTCAACACTGCCCGGCAACGTGACAGAAGTCAGCGATGAACAGCCGTAGAATGCGCCGTCGTTTATGACTTTCAGACTTTCCGGGAGCGTAACGGCAATAACGCTCTGTAAGCCGCAGAGGGCGTCCTTGCCTATGGTCGTTACACCGTCAGGCACGGTAATGACAGTTTCGTCCTCTTTTAGCAGACATTTTTTCAGTACAGCATCCTTTATATCAAATTGTGCCAAAGCAATTACCTCTTCCTGTTTCTGTAGTATAAGAGAGTTCATTCTTCTTTGTTTACCGCAATAATTCTATATGTCGATATCATTATCGTCAACAAACGGAATTCTGACTTTTTTGCTGTGACGTTATTTATTTTACGGGTATTTTTTCAAACACGGTATTCCCTCCGATATTTAGAAAATTCATCATGAGCAAGGTTTATGCGTTTTATATCTTTATGGTTTAAGTATATCACAACGCAGCTGAATATTCAATGTTTAATCAATGTCCGTAACAACAGAAAAACCGCACCGATATAAATGTGCGGTCTTTCTTGAACTTATCAAAGATTGTCGACTGCCGAACGTTCAACCGCAAGGCATTTTGTATAGCTTTCTATAAATTTGTCAAAGCCGTTGACATCTTCGGGGTCGGATGCTTTCCGAGCAAGCCGTAAGTGCTGATTGCTTCCTCGCACTGAATGTATCTTGCGTATGCCTGCGCATAGGCTTCGATGAGCCGCTTGTTTACAAGGTTCTCACAATTACGTTGTTTAAGCCACAACCAGGTTTCACGGTAAATATCGTCAGCGCCGAGCGGAACTCCGTTCTTCTGCCGAGCCGACAGATAGTCGCCGGGCTTCGCCCTCCGCTTCAACAGCAGTTCCTATTGACAACTCAATTGATTTGTGTTACTATGAATAAGCTTTGGACTCATCAAAATGTTACCTGAGCTTACTGATTTCACTTAATGCACGTTTGTGGTTTACACAGATTTTAGGGTAGAGCCAGTGCATTCATTTCTCAATGCTCCGCTCTTCCCCTTTTGCTTTGACTATTACAGCTGAATATGCTAAAACGAACACAGCATATCACTTAATTTACGGCAGATATGTCTGATTGAGAAATGGCTGTTTATCAATCAAGCGCCAAAGAGTCAGCAAAATAGCATACATAATCATTTTTATTGCAGTAATCCATGACCTTTTTCCTCAGTTTATCGTTTGCGCCATATTCAATAAGCAAAACATCCATACCGTTTTGTTTGCAGACATTAAGATATTCAATAAAATACTCTCTATTCTCCCAATTATTTTCGCCAAAGGATTTATCATCGAAATTTATTGATGTAAATACGGTTTCCTGATTAACCGCTTTTATGCAAGTTGGGATAGAGCGATTATTTATTACTTCACTTATAAACACATCGCCACCATTCACAATTACCTTTATTCCTTTTTCAGTAAAAGCGTTGAAAATATCTAGTAATGCATTGTATATTTTCTGCTCGTGAAATGCATAGTAAACATCGGTATTATCCACAAATAGTCCTGAAACTCCCTTATCCATCAGTTCATCCGCTGCTTCAACGATGTGTGTCTGCCATTTTTCTGATGATACATCTATCCACTTTTCATTATCCCAATCCTTGTATTCGCCTATGGTAAAAGGCAAAAATTCTTCGTAATAGCTGCGAAAGTCTTCTACTGAACCAATATTAAGATAGGAATATATCTCGTTGTTTCCGTTTTGGTGTATTACATCAATGTCCTCAGCTGTCAATAATTCTGCATCAATAACAAGAACGTCATAGTTGTTTATCGACAGCAGTTTTTCCTTTTCTGCTCCGATAAAAACACCATACGGATGTCTTACATCAGTCAACTTTTCCGTTGTCTTTACCGTACAGGCTGTAAAAAAAATCACCACAGAAATCAGAACAAGTATTTTAGTCATTTCTTTTTTGCTCCTAAAAAAGAATGTGCCATCTCCAAATTTATAAGGCAGATTTACACCCATTTTCCTCATTATATCACAGCCCAACTTAAAATTTCAATACCAACATACCAGAGCGTATCTGAAAACTCAAAAGAGTTGTATCATTTAGACAAAAGCCAAATCGAAAACAAGAAACGATGAAGCAAGCTTATCATAACGAGTAGCAACTCTGCGAAAAGCTTTGCGCCCATTTGCACTTCTCCTTTGGTTTTTCTTTTATTATACCATTAAAGTGCTTTTTGTGCAGCTTTTTCTTTTCAGATACGATCTAGTACGCAATCCTAAATTTGCGTCAATGATGCAGGACAAGATCAATATGCAGGTCGATACGTCCGCTATTGAGCAGGAGCTTTGTATGTAAAGAGGCAAAGGGCAAACTTCCAAGACAGGATATTGTTCTTACACCGAAAACTGAAAATAGATTATTCTTTGTGGATGAAAGATATGAGCAGGGATTTCCGCCAGATGAGAATGAATCGTTCTACATCGGAAAGTCGATAGCCGGATTGAAGTTGAATCAGTCGGCACAGAATCCGATTACATATCTGTATCTACCGGAGAAAGATAAAATTCATATTTAATGAAATCGACAAATCGGTATTTGAGAAGGCAAGTGAATGGGATACCACGATGCAAGATACCATGGAGGAATATGAAATGTCGAAAGATGAGTATTTGATAACCGATAAGCCTCTCAAAGCGTTGACGGTTTTTGCAATGCCAATGATTCTTGGAAGTTTTTTTCAGCAAATATACAATATGGCCGACTCTATTATTGTCGGTCAGTTTGTTGGTTCTTCCACACTTGCAGCTGTCGGTGCATGTGCAGCATTGACCAATGTGTTCATTTGTGTGGCACTGGGAGCCGGTGTCGGAGCCGGTGTGCTTGTGAGCCGTTATTTCGGAGCCAGGGAGTATGGTAAAATGAAAACAATCGTGTCAACCTCCTTGATTAGCTTTTTGCTTCTAAGTATAGTCCTTGGTGTTTTTGGCTTTTTCTTCGCCAACTCGATGATGAGTGGACTGCAAACCCCTGCCGACATACTGGATGATGCAGTACTGTATCTGCGGGTCTATTTTGTGGGCTTTCCGTTTCTGTTTATGTATAACATTCTTTCTACCATGTTCACCTCAATCGGCGAATCCAAAATTCCGCTGGGACTGCTGATTTTTTCGTCCATCCTGAATATTTTAATGGATCTTTGGATGGTAGCCGGGCTAGGTCTCGGTGTGTTCGGTGCAGCTATTGCAACCCTGATTGCACAGGGAATTTCCGCAGTGTTTTCGTTTTTGATTTTCTTTGCACGGATGAAGCAATATAAAAGCCCCTTTAACAGGTTTGATCGGCAGGAGCTGTATTCCATGCTTCGCATTGCGGTGCCGTCGGTTTTACAGCAGTCCACAGTGTCCATCGGTATGATGATCGTGCAGGCAGTGGTAAATCCTTTCGGTACACAGGCACTCGCCGGGTATGCAGCAACGATGAGGGTGGAAAATGTTTTTTCATTGATCTTTGTATCCATCGGCAATGCGGTTTCGCCGTATGTTTCCCAGAATCTTGGTGCAAAGAAAATCGATCGAATCAAAAAAGGCTACCATGCTGCACTGGTGCTGAATCTGTGCTTTGCGGTCATTGCGTTTGTGACCATTGAAGCGCTGCATACGCAGATCTCCTCACTGTTCTTAGGAAAAGACGGAACGGCGTTTGCCTATCAGGTGTCCGGTGATTATATGAGGTGGCTTGGTTACTTTTTCATCTTCATGGGTATCAAGATGGCAACCGATGGAGTTCTTCGCGGTCTCGGAATTATGCGTCCGTTCCTCGTTGCAAACATAGTGAATCTTGCGATTCGTCTGTCCGTTGCCCTAATCTGTGCACCACGTTTCGGCATTGCCTTTGTCTGGCTTGCGGTACCGGTTGGCTGGCTTGCAAACTTTTTAATCTCCTATGTGGCTCTTAGGAGATCATGGCCGACTGATAAAATGGCATCCATTAGTTAACTTCCAGTTTGTAGGGATGACATGAAAAAAGAAGTTTAAGGAACAGAGCTTTACCCTGTTTGCCTATACAAATTATAGAGCAATTCAAGGTTCTCACAGCTCTAACCACAGGATTTTAAGTGAAAAGGTGCGTTCCACCATTTCCTTGTACAATAGGGGGTGGGTATGTTTTTGTTGGACAATCGTACCATGTGGAGTGCGTGGTTTCGATGTCAAGGAAATCAGAGTAAATTGGGGTATGCGGCTTAACGGTGCGGTTTGTGAGTGTTGGGCATAATGTGCCGAGTGATATGTTTCCGGGAACAATCGAAAATCGGCTCAAAATCGGGAGAAATGTTCATACATCGTCGGTATAACAGACGGCGAGAAATCAAGATTTAAGGAGGTATTTAATATGTTTAACTGGTTGAGATCAATAATGAACTCAGGCTCGGTGCCGGGTTATTTCTTACAAGCCGTACCAATAACCTGTGTTGTAGGAATCATATATGTGATCATTAGAGTAGCCATTATAAAAAGAAACCATCTTAAAGTTGAATGGTTGAAAGAAATAATTAGGCTGCTTTTCTCCTGTTATCTTACGGGATTAATCAGCCTTGTAGTGTTACCTGCAAACTTCTGGTTGAGCTTTTTTGACGGTATATTCTTAGGCTGGTGGGATGAGATGCTCCCGATTTTTAGCTTTGGCGAGTTCAATTTAGTACCATCATTCATAAAGGCATTATCGGGTGAGCTTACTATCGGCAGTTGGGTAAAAACAATGCTCATAGGGAACATTGCGATGTTTTTGCCAATGGGTTTCTTTCTTCCTTTTGTTACAGAAAAAATCAACAGAAAGAGTATTTTCATTGCGGCCACCACTGTTCCCTTTATTATAGAACTACTGCAGATGGTTTTTGGCAGGAGTTTTGACATCGACGATTTGATCTGTAATTTTATTGGCATAGCGGTAGGATTCTTCATTGGCTTTGCCATAAAAAACACCAAGCAGAAAAGCAAATTGAATGTGAACTGAGAATCAAGAGGTAACGTATGAAGCAAATCACGAATAAAGAATATGAAGAGTGGCAGAAATACAAACCGGAGATAGTTACTGTTCCAAAGGCAATTATATTTCGGTAAAAGGTAAAGGTAATACGAATGAAGAAGATGTAGCATATCAGCAGACTATAAGTGTTTTATATGCTGTTGCATATACTCAGACGCTAAAGAATGCGGCTCGTGAAAGGAGTTTACAATGATAATTTACTGTATGAGTGATATCCACGGTTGCCTTGCGGAATTTGAGGACGCACTTTCGCTTGTTCTTGATGATATAGAACAGGGCAAGGCGAAGCTCGTTCTTCTCGGCGATTATATTCACGGCGGTCCGGATAACCGTGGTGTTCTGGACAGGATAATGAGGCTCCGGGAACGTTTCGGTTCGGACAGAATTATTGCTCTGCTCGGCAACCACGATGAATGGGTAGTCAACGGATCGTCAACCATAAGCAACAATTCAGTATATGCCCGTATAGAAGAGTGGGAGGATGAGAGCGATGATGACGAGTATATCAATTGGCTTTCTTCCCTTCCGCTGTATTATGTGGAGGGAAACACGATTTTCGTTCACGCCGGTATTGATGAAGAAGCGGGTGATATGTGGGAATGGGAAACATCAGAAGATGTATTCACCTCAAAATATCCCGCTGAAACCGGCAAAATCGAGGGGCTTGATATGAAAGTAGTCGCAGGTCATGTCGGCACCGCCGAAATATCCGGCGACAGGTTCTTCCACGACATTTATTTCGATGGAGAATCTCACTATTACATAGACGGCACTGTTCTCGACAGCGGAGTTATTCCGATACTTATGGTAGATACGGAAAACGATAAGTATTATCAGGTGACAGACTCGGGAAAACGGCTGATTGAACCTTACTAAGAATAAGGCTTAAAAAACGGGCGAATAAAAGGGTGTGGGGCTGTGAAATAGAGATGTGGCTTGAAAATGATGTATCATACAGCACAGAAAGTCGGAATCCCGATTATGAAGACCCTTACCGGTTTGAATCGTCAATGGTTATTGAAGACGGTTTTATCTACTTCTATGATTGTGACGGTATCAGTCCCTCAAAGCTCAGCAACAAATATTGTTGGTTCAAAGCAAGAAAGGTCAAATACCACATTATTCCAGACTAAAATAAGCAAATCCCTCCGAACCCAAAAGTCCGGAGGGATTTTCACTGTAAGGTATATATTGATTTAACTTGCTGTCTTATGCGGTGGCTGTCTGACCGCCGTTCATATCGGGAGGATTGCCTCCGCCAAAGCCGCCATGATTATTACCGCCGGGACGGTTACCTCCGCCAAAGCCGCCATTTCCTCCGTGCTGACCTCCGCCGAAGCCGCCGCCCATTCCGCTGCCGTAGATGTAGCCGGACATGGTGATCTCCTGCGTGCTGTCGCCTACCGTAAGTGTGTATGTTCCGTCCGATGTGATGTCGGGAGTGCTTATTACAACTGTCCGGAACGATACAGTGGGTGTAAACTCTGCAATTACGTTTCCGCTTGAATCGGTGAGCTTTACAGCTGTTCCTGCACTTGCGTTACCTGTGCTTGCAAGTATCGAACCTTGCGTTGACTCCGAGCCGAAGTTCATAGCCATACCGCTTGAGCCTGCCATAATTACCGTACCGCCTGTTATCACAGCGTTATTTTCATAATCAAGCGAGCCGTTACCATTGCTTGTAGGACCGTATACATAAACCGTACCGCCCGATATTTCAATATCGCCGTTCGAGTCAAGTCCGTCGCCGCTTGCATTGACGTGTATTTCACCGCCTGTTATGGTGATTTTAGCTTCGCTGTCGGCTGAGAATGAGTCGGGGCCGAAGCCTCCGCCCACGCCCTGATTGTCGCCGCCTGCGGCATTGATTCCATCGTCCGATGACGTAAGTGTTACCTTGCCGCCGCTGACCGTTACCGTCTGACCTTCAAGACCTTCATAGCATTTTGCGATGTTTATCTCGCCGCCGCTGACAACCGTGTTGTTGCCGGAGTGAATGCCGTCGTCGCCCGTGCTTATGTCAAGCGTACCGCCCGATACCGTAACGTCTGCGTTGCTGTGGATCGCATCGTCAAGCGTATCAATATCAAACGTACCGCCCGATATTGTCAGCACACCGTCAGCCTTTATACCCTTATATGACTCGGTGCTGTCGCCTGTTGTCTTTTCGGACGAACCGCCTCCTGCCTTAAAGGTGAATGTTCCGTCCTTTATGTCAACAGTACCCGATGCATCAATGCAGTCATTGCCGCTTGTGATGTTCAGCGTACCGCCGGAAATATATACATATCCCTTTTCGGTATCGTCTGTGTTTTCGCTGTGTATTCCGTCCGTTCCGGATGTAACGGTAATAATACCGCCTGCGATTCTTACGCTGTCCTTGCCCGAAAGGCCCTGTGATGCGGAGGTGATATTATATGTTCCGCCCGTTATCTTGAGGTCGTCCTTTGTTACAATGCCGTGCTTGCTTTCGCACTTTACGTTCAGAGTACCGCTGCCGTTGAAGGTTATATCCGATTTTGAGAATATCGCACCGTCAACGTTTGTTTCATCATCTGATGAAGCAAATTTGCCCGTGCTTGAAAGCGTGTTCTCTGTTCCTTTTACCGTTGTTATAAATACCTTGTCGGCATTTATAATATAAAGCGCCGCACTTTCCTCTTTAGTGATGCTTGCGTTATCAAGCACAAGCTGTACCTTATCGCTGTCGCCGGCATTTACGATTATCTGACCCGTGAATGTTCCGCTGAGCTTATATGTTCCGGCTTTGGTTATTGTGACCGAGCCGTCTGCAACTGTTACAGAACTGTCTGAACAGCTTGCCGTACTGTCGCTGAGAGTTATATCTGTGCATTCCGAGTAATCGCCCGACAGATCACGGTCAGAGAACATATCGTCCGCTGTAAGCTGTTTATCGCTGTCAGAACCGCTGTCCGAAGTCTTACTGTCCGATACCGAACTTATATCTGTGGCTGAAGAAGCACTGTCAGAGCTGACGGTCGTACTGCTTTCAGCCTGTGATGCCTGCGAATCCGATGATGTGTTGTTATCGCACGATGTAAAGCATGAAACTATAAGCGCTGTAGCAATTGTTACAGCTAAGATTTTCTTTTTCATAAAATTACCGCCTTTCGTATCATAACGTTTTTCAGAGCTGTTCCCTGCCGTCTGTACTTTGTGAAGTTATGTTTATTTCAAGATTGCCGTTTCTGCATCTCAGCTCGTCTATCATCTGCTTTTCACAGCCTGCCTTGCCGAGCGTGATGTTATAGGTCAGCTTGTTGAGGCTGCCGAGATTCGTTGTTTTTACCTGAATCATTTTGTACTGCGATAAGTACTTTACAAATATATCGTCAAATATTCCCGCATATTCAAGGTCCTCCGGAACGGTTATATGCAGTACCCTGTCAAACTCGTTTTTCTTTGATTCTCCGAAGGGGGCAGCGGTAAGCACTATGTTTGCAACTCCCATTATCACCGCAAAGATAAGAGCGTACAGCGGATAGCCCATTCCGCACGCAAGTCCTACCGCCATTGCAAGAAATATTGAGCCTATTTCCTTTGCCGTACCCGGTACAGAACGGAATCTTACAAGAGAAAAGGTTCCCGCTACCGCAACGCCTGCGCCTATCGAACCGCTCACCATCATAATCACTATGCTGACTATCGCAGGAAGTGTGGCAAGAGTGATAACAAAGCTCTTTGTGTATTTGTTTTTGTACATATACATAAAAGCCATCGCTATTCCAAGTACCAGCGCCGAGCCTACGCCGATAAGAAAGCCGCCCAGTGTTATATCAGCCGTACTGCTGAAAATTCCTTGTATTACCGTATCAAACATTTACCGTTACCTCACTTTTTACTTTTTTCGTTCTTATGCCCATGCTTCGTCTGAGCATTGTCATATATGCCATTCCGTATTTTGAAAACGATGTCTGCTTTATACCGCCCTGTGCAAGAAGCTCTGCCAGCCATAAAGGCATCGAGCCTGCCGCTTTTATTTCCATCAGCGAATATCCTCTGTCAAGAATCTGCTCACCGTACGGCTCGACTTTAAGGTCAATATCTTCCGTTCTCCAACGTATGTTGCGGTCAAACGTAATTCTTAAATCCGAATCGTCCGCTCCGAAATATGCCGTTCTGTCGTAGCAAAGATAGACAGCAGGGAAAATGTCACCGTAAAAGTCAAGAAAATAGTTGATCTCCTTTGCTATCTGGCTGTTTTCGGGAAGTCTTTCGCCGTTTTCGAGAATCTCCTGCGCATCATCGCAGTTGAGCGATATACGGCGCTTGTAGACGATGCCCTTGTATTTTTTCTTTAACTCAAGAAAAACCTTTTCATCCTTTGACGCAGTACCGTAGCTGCGAAGCCTTAGCTTCTCCTTGTAAACGGGCTTTTCAAGCGATCTTCTTATAAGCCTGAAGTCAGGGGTATCATAGTAGATGTTGCATATCGTGCTTTCGCCGTGTTCGTCGGGAATCATATACCGTGCGAATTCGCTTTCGATAAACTCCCTTTGCCCAGCGCTCACAAGATATTTAAGCTCGTGACGTTTAAAAATGCTTTTATCCATTTATCTCATTCCTTTCGGTTTCTTTTGGGTGTTGTTCTTTGTCTGTGCTGTAATGATAACTCTTTTGCCTTAAAGAAACCTTAGAGAGTTTTACAAAAACTTTACAAAACGGTGAAAGTATTCTGAAATCGTCATTTTAATACGAAATTACGGCTGTGATATTATTGCGTATGTTTCAAGGCTCTTGATTTTTCGCTTGAATTATGAGATAATATAAAATAGGAAAGTTTATCCGAACCGCCGCAGACGGTTCGGAACGGGAAATAAAACGACAGATAAAGAAAAGAGAAATATGGCACAGTTTTTAAATTTCAAGGGAGATTATAATGGCCTCAGCGAAAAGAAAGCCTCTGATAATCTCAATATGTACGGAAATAATATTTTTACAGAAACCGAAGACAAGAGCTTCAAAGCGTATCACTACCTGCTTGACCCCACGGCAGTTCTGCTGTTGATCTCAGGCTTACTTCAGATATTTACATTGTCGCAGTATGTCACAGGCATAATGTGCATAATAATGGCGATAGCACAGACGGTTACGCTTTGTGTGATATGCCAGAAAAATAACGAAAATATCCGTAACCGTACCCTGTCCGCAAAGATGAAATACAGAGTGGTGCGTGACGGGATATTACAGCTTATTCCGGCGGCGGAGCTTGTTCCGGATGATATAATAATTGTTCAGGGAGGAGAAATAGTTCCTGCGGACGCACATATACTTGAGTATGTCGGACTTACAGTTGACGAGAGCAGATTTACAGGCGACAATACCCCTGTGCAAAAGCATGACGGTGCGGACCCGAAGGCGACCGGACTTAAGAAAAGCTGTATATATGCAGGTACAAGAGTGCTTAACGGCTCTGCTGTAGCGAGAGTAGTGGCAACGGGTGAAGATACATACAGAGCAAGACAAGGTGAAAAGCACGGAAAAGCGGCAGATCCGAATTTCTCACGCTATGAGAAAACCTGCGTCAAACTGAGGCTTCCGCTTGCGGTAGCGGCAATACTGCTTTGCGTTATCGGCACTCTGTCACAGATTTTAACAGGAAGAACAGACAATGTAACAGGCGTTATCGTCAGTGCTTGCGGTTGGCTTATATGTATGTTTATGCCGTTTGTAGAGCTGTATATAAGAATGTACAATATGAATTTTGTACGCCGTGCCGAGCTAAAGGGGGCTGTCATAAAAAATCTTAC
This window of the [Eubacterium] siraeum genome carries:
- a CDS encoding VWA-like domain-containing protein, which gives rise to MLSRNTLAVNLRFLDNAINKLPLKTSIITETVATDGRYIFYDESYVLKSYKSGYNLTRAYLHMMLHCVFRHNIVGTLVDTLRWNLACDISAENIMNELDIKALSSPRQVRQGSIIDKIKTDCRFVTAEKIYDYLLRNVDDLQVYAWSELFAEDDHRIWYAKPPETEASTQIKSNPDSKDGNSRNSNDMNSDNGQSGNDTDNSNGSNRNGNAENPGNEDGTGNDMQMSAETASQLEKDWKEISEKMQIEIEAFSKEKGDTRGSFIQNLNAVNREKYDYTQFLKKFSVMGEAMRVNDDEFDYIFYTYGLKLYERMPLIEPLEYKEVKRIKEFVIAIDTSGSVSGELVQKFIQKTYNILKNEESFFTKINLHIIQCDTDIQEDRKITSQEEFDDYLAAMKLHGFGGTDFRPVFAYVDKLIQSKEFTNLKGLIYLTDGYGDFPAKKPPYETAFVFIDDEYNNPDVPPWAIKLVLPSDEI
- a CDS encoding leucine-rich repeat protein; the protein is MAQFDIKDAVLKKCLLKEDETVITVPDGVTTIGKDALCGLQSVIAVTLPESLKVINDGAFYGCSSLTSVTLPGSVERLGSCAFAQCSALNTIYLDNKLTEIGNSAFWGCTSLESIDIPAGVTKIGYNLFGSCLSLISVSLPDTVTEIDERAFKECTSLACITLPDSLIKIGNMAFLNCHNLKSVNIPDRLESIGEKAFFMCENLHELEIPDGIASVGGDAFSDCVSVTVRSTISGKPLYKAVTATDGSSAYNFILRNIWDKGGFDFTAQDNYFPALQDENLQYAIAFSRLMYRVNLSAAAEEHYLDFLHNNAENAVRYCITQDSAELLGICKKNGLITAGNVTGLIEFADEQGNTSAAAFLLTVANSPEHDNFCDPLSSLEL
- a CDS encoding P27 family phage terminase small subunit, with amino-acid sequence MKRRAKPGDYLSARQKNGVPLGADDIYRETWLWLKQRNCENLVNKRLIEAYAQAYARYIQCEEAISTYGLLGKHPTPKMSTALTNL
- a CDS encoding endo alpha-1,4 polygalactosaminidase, with the translated sequence MGVNLPYKFGDGTFFFRSKKEMTKILVLISVVIFFTACTVKTTEKLTDVRHPYGVFIGAEKEKLLSINNYDVLVIDAELLTAEDIDVIHQNGNNEIYSYLNIGSVEDFRSYYEEFLPFTIGEYKDWDNEKWIDVSSEKWQTHIVEAADELMDKGVSGLFVDNTDVYYAFHEQKIYNALLDIFNAFTEKGIKVIVNGGDVFISEVINNRSIPTCIKAVNQETVFTSINFDDKSFGENNWENREYFIEYLNVCKQNGMDVLLIEYGANDKLRKKVMDYCNKNDYVCYFADSLALD
- a CDS encoding MATE family efflux transporter, with product MSKDEYLITDKPLKALTVFAMPMILGSFFQQIYNMADSIIVGQFVGSSTLAAVGACAALTNVFICVALGAGVGAGVLVSRYFGAREYGKMKTIVSTSLISFLLLSIVLGVFGFFFANSMMSGLQTPADILDDAVLYLRVYFVGFPFLFMYNILSTMFTSIGESKIPLGLLIFSSILNILMDLWMVAGLGLGVFGAAIATLIAQGISAVFSFLIFFARMKQYKSPFNRFDRQELYSMLRIAVPSVLQQSTVSIGMMIVQAVVNPFGTQALAGYAATMRVENVFSLIFVSIGNAVSPYVSQNLGAKKIDRIKKGYHAALVLNLCFAVIAFVTIEALHTQISSLFLGKDGTAFAYQVSGDYMRWLGYFFIFMGIKMATDGVLRGLGIMRPFLVANIVNLAIRLSVALICAPRFGIAFVWLAVPVGWLANFLISYVALRRSWPTDKMASIS